A single window of Syntrophus aciditrophicus SB DNA harbors:
- a CDS encoding sigma-54-dependent transcriptional regulator produces MESGTVTMKNQKILIAEDDDLNRSNLTELLNAEGYEIKAVDNGRKAMDAFVEDKYELVITDLKMPNGDGLELLKFVKDMNPDNIVIMMTGYGTVDSAVEAMKLGAFDYISKPMRNDLVTLTVNRALSYASLQEENVTLRDHLREQYDFGKMLGYSECMKTIFDTIEKVAKSDSTVIIYGESGTGKELVARAIHFNSNRNNFPLIPVNCGAIPEDLLESELFGHEKGAFTGAIRNRLGRFELAQGGSIFLDEIGDMSPALQVKVLRVIQEKQFERIGGVKTINADVRIIAATHQNLELAVTEKRFREDLFYRINVIPIHLPALRERGADIAILANHFLQKFAQSKKKEVTRFTPEAIACMLHYPWPGNVRELENLIEMLVVMKEDGEIKLEDLPSKIRQFKKETQSFKEYQIPEEGIDFNDVVYQFEKNILLKALAKTNGVKNRAAKLLNLNRTTLVEKLKRLNISSES; encoded by the coding sequence TTGGAAAGCGGAACAGTCACCATGAAAAATCAGAAGATATTGATTGCGGAAGATGATGATCTCAATAGAAGTAATTTAACCGAACTGCTGAACGCTGAAGGTTACGAGATCAAGGCCGTCGACAATGGCAGAAAAGCGATGGATGCCTTTGTGGAAGACAAATACGAACTTGTCATTACCGATCTGAAGATGCCCAACGGCGATGGCTTGGAGCTTTTGAAATTTGTCAAAGACATGAACCCCGACAATATCGTGATTATGATGACCGGTTACGGGACGGTGGATTCGGCCGTGGAAGCGATGAAGCTTGGCGCTTTTGATTACATATCCAAACCCATGAGGAATGATCTGGTAACATTGACAGTCAACAGAGCCTTGTCCTACGCCAGTCTGCAGGAAGAAAATGTCACTCTGCGGGATCATCTTCGGGAACAATACGATTTCGGCAAGATGCTCGGCTACAGTGAATGCATGAAAACGATCTTTGATACAATCGAAAAGGTAGCCAAATCGGACAGCACGGTGATCATCTATGGTGAGAGCGGGACAGGCAAGGAACTCGTAGCACGAGCTATCCACTTCAACAGCAACAGAAATAATTTTCCTTTAATTCCAGTTAACTGCGGAGCCATCCCTGAGGACCTTCTGGAAAGCGAACTTTTCGGCCACGAAAAGGGCGCTTTTACCGGAGCGATTCGCAACAGATTGGGAAGATTTGAACTGGCCCAGGGCGGATCCATCTTTCTTGACGAAATCGGCGATATGAGCCCGGCTCTTCAAGTAAAAGTTTTGAGAGTCATTCAGGAAAAGCAGTTTGAACGGATCGGCGGAGTAAAAACCATCAATGCCGATGTCCGGATTATTGCCGCTACCCATCAAAATCTTGAACTGGCTGTTACAGAAAAAAGATTTCGGGAGGATCTCTTTTACAGAATCAATGTGATTCCTATTCATCTACCTGCTCTTCGGGAACGTGGTGCCGACATTGCCATCTTAGCCAATCACTTTCTGCAGAAATTCGCGCAGTCCAAGAAGAAAGAGGTCACGCGTTTCACTCCTGAGGCCATTGCCTGCATGTTGCACTATCCCTGGCCGGGTAATGTCAGGGAGCTTGAAAATCTGATTGAAATGCTTGTTGTCATGAAGGAAGACGGCGAAATAAAGCTTGAAGATCTTCCTTCAAAAATCCGTCAGTTTAAAAAAGAAACCCAATCCTTCAAAGAATATCAGATACCGGAGGAAGGTATTGATTTTAATGATGTAGTCTATCAATTTGAAAAGAATATTCTACTCAAGGCCCTGGCAAAAACC